The segment CTTGTGAACCGGATGAACGACGAGGTAATCTTCGTGCGCTTTTCCATGGCGGCCACCGACATCCTTTTCACCGATTATTTCCTGAGCTACGACGGTGGGCTCCTGTGGCACCAGTTCCTACGGAGCCTTGCCTGGTTTAGCCGTGTGGCCGTGAGCGCAGTCGCCGAGTTCGACGAGGATGACCTGGTGCAGTGAGCCCGACCCCTTGGCCCCCCGTTCCTCGGTCCCACCGGCCCTGCGGGGAACCCCACGAATGCCGAGGCGTTCGAGAAGTGCTGTTCGATAAGGTAAAGAAGGCCCCTGACCTGCCGATACCATCCGATGGGGTCAAATGGCTTGACAGAGTGTGCGGGGGTTGGTATATTCCTTTGAGCACGGGATCGGAGTTCGGACGGAATTTGTCGCGCGGAGGGTGAAGGCGACCGTTCGCTAACGGTTTCCTCCGGAAGTACCTCGAAGCTACGGACAGAAATTCGACAACGTGGTCTCCCGAAGGCACAGGAGGCGAGGTATTTCCGAGCGCCGCGAGCGGGTCGCGCCCTCTGCTTCCGATGGGCCGAATGGCTGGAGGTTGTCCCGCTGGGCGAGGGGAGGCCAAAGTCATTCGGTTTTTTGTTGTCGTGAGTCCACCACGCTGGGTGAACGGAGGTCAGAGCGATGAAGAAAAAGTGGGCGGTTATCCTGGCCGGGGCCGTGCTTGGCGCCGGGATCGCGCCTCAAGTCATGGGCATCACTGAATCGGCGGTTCCTTTCCTGTTGATCAGCCCAGGGGCCAGGGCTTCAGGAATGGGCGAGGCCTTCGCAGCCGTGGCCGACGACGCCACGGCTGTGTTCTGGAACCCGGCTGGCCTGGCCTTCCAAAGGGGCCGCGAGATCACTCTGATGCACGCCAATTGGCTGCCCCAGCTCACCAATGACATGTTCTTCGACTTCGCAGCCTACCGGCAGTCGGTGGAGGGCCTCGGCACGTTCGGGATTAATGTGACCTATCTGAATATGGGCAAACAGTACATCACCGGCGAGGAGAGCCCGGATATTCTCGGGGAGTTCACCAGTTTCGATTTCGCGGTGGCGCTGACCTACGGGACCCTCGTGAGCAAGAACACAGCCGTCGGAGTCGGGCTGCGCTACATCCGAAGCAACCTCTCGCCGGTGGGCGCCGGCGCGGAGCGCGGGGAAGGCAAGGCCAACGCCTTTGCTGTAGATCTGGCCTTCCTGTACAGAGCCCCGTGGCTGGAAGGCTTCCGTATCGGCGCCAACCTCTCCAACATGGGGCCCAAAATCACCTACATCGACGCCGCCCAGGCGGACCCACTGCCCACCAACTTGAAGCTCGGCCTCAGCTACGATCTGGTGAACTCGCAGTACAACCGGCTCACGCTGGCGGCCGACGCCAACAAACTCCTCGTCCGCCGCTACAAGGACGGTACCTCCGACCCCTTCTACAAGGCGATCTTTACGGCGTGGACCGATGAACCCCTCGGCACCGAGTTTCGGAATATGATCTACAGCGGGGGCGTGGAGTACGTGTATTCGAATCTCTTCGCCCTGCGCGGGGGGTACTATTACGATCAGGAGGGCCAGGTCAAGTACGCTACCTTCGGCGCCGGGATCCAGTATCACCTCTACCGGTTTGACTTCGCGTACGTCTCGGCGAAGGAGGGGCATCCGCTGTCTGACACCATGCGTTTTTCCTTGACGATCGGCTTCTGAGGGAACCCGCCGGGCGACGGTGGGTTCGCAGGGCAAGGGTGCGAGGGAAGGGCGGGCCGTGCATCCTTGCCCTTTTTGTCACCTCCGGGCCAAGGACCTGACCCCGCCTGCCGAATGGACGAGGTGAATTGCGACGGTGGAGCCTCAACCCCAAGTGCTCGAAATCGGGCGACCGGTTGCTTTCCCACGCGCCTCAAAGGTTTTCCGAAGGGTGCCGCTCAGCCTCTTCTTCCTCGTCGGGCTTGTGACCAACCCGCAGATAGGCCAC is part of the candidate division KSB1 bacterium genome and harbors:
- the porV gene encoding type IX secretion system outer membrane channel protein PorV, with protein sequence MKKKWAVILAGAVLGAGIAPQVMGITESAVPFLLISPGARASGMGEAFAAVADDATAVFWNPAGLAFQRGREITLMHANWLPQLTNDMFFDFAAYRQSVEGLGTFGINVTYLNMGKQYITGEESPDILGEFTSFDFAVALTYGTLVSKNTAVGVGLRYIRSNLSPVGAGAERGEGKANAFAVDLAFLYRAPWLEGFRIGANLSNMGPKITYIDAAQADPLPTNLKLGLSYDLVNSQYNRLTLAADANKLLVRRYKDGTSDPFYKAIFTAWTDEPLGTEFRNMIYSGGVEYVYSNLFALRGGYYYDQEGQVKYATFGAGIQYHLYRFDFAYVSAKEGHPLSDTMRFSLTIGF